Within the Hevea brasiliensis isolate MT/VB/25A 57/8 chromosome 2, ASM3005281v1, whole genome shotgun sequence genome, the region TAATTTCTTGATTGGATTGTCCCATACAAAATTGCCGCTTATCTCCACAAATATCGTCAAAAGCAAATCATATCCACTCATACAATACAACTTAGTTCATTTCTTTTAATATCCAATTACCATTAATTAAGCTCCACTTTAGTAGTCCTAGTTTTTCTGCTAAGGTTACGCCACAAAAAACAAATTAACAAGTGGCCCTACATCATGATCAGGAACCAGGTCACCCCATAACCCATGGATGTCATGTAACCACTAGCACTAGCAGAATTTTAAGGGATCCAACTAGGATCTCTAGGACTAAAGAATGATGCCTTTACACGAGAATTAAGCAACACAAGTGCAGGATTAGACTTAATGCACCTTGGCGTTTTATACTGATTGATTGATCCCCCTTGGCCAATGAACATATCCATCAGTGCTTCGAATGTACCAGGCTCTACTACGCGTATCTCCAGTGGTCCGATAGACTTGTCGTAGGAACGACATCGCCTATACACATAATCAAGTTCTTCTTCCACAGCAATGCAACATTCTTGGTGCACCTTGGCATCAAGTGGGATTGGAGTGTCCTTGGTGGCAGATGCGTGATGTAGGATTTCCCAATACAATACGTAGTGCCCTGGTACAGAAGACGTGTCTGCATAGCTAGTGTATTCCACAAGTAGCGCATTGTAGGGTTCAAGTAATTTCTTTGCTTTTGTGATGCTGTTGTGAAGATCTTCCTCATTGGTTTTGTCATTGTCAATGCTGAGAACCACATTTCTCCTGCAAATGAATCGAAATTGTGGAGCTCGATTGTGGAATCCAGTCACTTGAAGCACATCACCAATACGATAACGATATAGCCCTGAATTATTTATTGAAAGAATCAACATTCAGGAAGAGTATCCGCGTCAATATTAAAATTATCCAAGAaaagggcaaaaaaaaaaaagtcgagTTTCTCTCTATTGGAATATAAAACCTCAAActtaaaagaataaaaattaaagacAATTCAAGGATACTTCCTTGCCTGCAAAGGTGGTGATCACCAACTCATAATAACAGCCAAGTCCAACATGCACCAAATCAACTAGCTTGTCATTAGGCACCTCTTCCTCAGCGACATCCATTAACCATTTTCCATTCTCTCCCAGAGGTATAAACTCATAGTAACACATATTAGGCATGAGGGTAAATACCACATCTGCAGGATCACACAAGGGTTTCAAGTTAACACCAAAGTaacactcagaagaagcatacaTGGTACACACCAATGGCAACTTCCCCTCACTATAGTACTCAAGGGCTGGTATATATTGTGCCATAGACCCTGTCACCACTGCTTCAATATACTTTGTCCGGGGCCAAAGGTGACATAAAATACCCTTCCATGATGGATGGCTGCAAATTTCCGCAATTTCATCCGCAAGACAAGGATTAGGTGATGATAGTATGAATGACATACATGAACGGCATTCATGATCAGTTATCATAGGATCCACTTGGCCGCTGCGTATATCATTGCATAGGTGAGCCCAATTGCGCTCCAGGAATGAAATGGCTCGGAGCAAGGCTGATGCAAATACGGCTCCTATCCTTAGGACTTGGTGACGGTGAATTAGACCAGATAGCAACTGGCAGTACATGCTCTGGTTGCTATCTTTGCATAATATGGCTTGGTCTGGGCTAGTGAAATCATTGAACAAATCATGTGTTCGGCACTTGAAGTGCTTACTTTTGTAGTAACTTGTTAGCACAGTTCGAGCTGGTAAGCCACAAGGAGTTGACTTTTCTGCCTTGACAAAATACAGAAGCATAGCCTTGCCTTCATCCAAACCAGAGACGTGcctgaaattataattttaagttcTTCAACAGAGATGAATCTTAGACGTCTATACCAAATTGTTGCTTACAAGGAGAATAAAATGATGAGGGCGCCTAGCCAAGTGAAATCTATAATCCATTTAATTCCAGCCAGCTATCAACTTTCTATACTAGACAAAAGTGAAAGTGATGTGAATCATCAGCATATCACCTGCTCGTGCACCAAAAATGTCAAGGCTATTTACTTTGTTCAACTTATCATGAGAGGTCTGGTGGCTTCCCAATTAAAATGTCCAAGCTCAGGTGAGGAGCATTCACTTTTGACTTTTGAAAGCAAGAAAGGGAATGATTCTAGCAAGTTCTACCCACTAATGCATGGCATTAGATCCTTTCCAATCCAGATTAATATGCCCTTAAGCAAATCATGCCATATCCATAGGCCATACTGATAGAAGGAAATTGATTTTCTAACTAATAAGTGTAAAAGGACTGGGAGGTTCTTATAAATAGTATAAAGTTTGCCCTGAAGACAAATAGACCTGTTAGTGCAATGATCATAATTGTTGAGAAAAAAGATTTAAATTATAATCCAACAATATAAATGCATGCATATGTGATTATAGAATATAAACGAGAGGTAACTAACTGGTTCATGATTGGCATGACGAGGTTATATATAAAAGTGCGGCGGTCTAGATCTCCTGCGATTGATGGCATTAATTTAGGTTCTCCTGCAGAAGTCCCTGAACTGCAAATGCATAAAGGCCAGTCAATgtaaaatgtgaaaaaaaaaaaccccTAAAAAATCCATATTCAAAGAATAGGAAAAAAGCACAAGTGGTAACACTTGcataagaggagagggagagggaCCTGCATAACATCTCAGTTATATAATGACCAGTAATAAGAGAGGAGTCTTCTCCATTAGCAATTCTTTGGATATACGGACAGATATCCTTGTAAGTAGTGACAGGAACACAACACTTAAATTCTTTCACATCTTTGGATCCCTTAATATACTTGCTCAAATACTCAGTTTGCCCATTCTGCACTAAAATTTCTTTCAATATGCTTTCCTGAAATTCACCGGCCTTCTCTGTAAGCTTCTCAATTTCCTTCAATGCATCATCACCTTTGTATTCCAACTTCTTTCCATCCATGTTATCAACCAGTGCAGGAGGAAGAACAAGGTACTGGTGCAATCAAAGCGTCATTCCAAGGGGTTTATATATAATAAGGCAGGTGATGTGGATGCCTCTTTTTACatgttcttttctttttcaacGTCATTTCAAGCTGATTACGGAAAATAAAACGGTACAGATCCATCAATAATGTGGTCCTCACTAGCTTTACACGAACTAAGAACCAGATTTAAACATAAGAAGTATCATGATACTGATCTTCTGTATCAGAATATTGCAGATATACTTCTTAACATTTGATCATGTCACTTGAAAATTTCGAGCACCAAATTCTAATAAAGTCCTGTACAATTCGTCATGCAGCATCAAGTACCATTAATTTCCACTCCTTCCATCGTTATCTTGAGGAAAATCTTAAGCCATAATTCAAAATCCTAAATTCTAATATGGCACCAGgaagattaaattttaaaatgttaagcCATAATTAACAAGAGTCTTTATTACAACTGAATCACAATAGTCTTTATCTTGGGGTGGCCTGTCAGAAGTTGGACTCCACTTTCTACCATTTAATTGTGATTCAGTTGGTGTGTATGCATGTTAAATCATGATTCTAAGACTAATGCAAACTATTTTTAACTTTTCATATTTTAAATTCTAGATAAGATAAAgatttcagtatccatttctatacAATCTCCACACAGCAATCCTTTGCTTGTATATTATCTCACAAAAAGCATGAGAAAGCTAAACAAATCAAATCTTTCTTTCCCTCACACGATCAGAATATGATGattaaaacacttaaaaaaaataacttcAGTTGTAATATCCCACATCAGTGGGATAGAGGAAAGCTAGTGGGCTTATATAACCCTAATTCAACTGCTAAAAAtaatatagattaattatttTGGACCAGTGGTTTAGAGGCTGAAGTTATTTGGGTGAATTGGACCTGGATGTTACAATTGATATCAATCACTTTGGGCAAAGTTCTAAAAGTTATTTGGATCAATATAAGTTGCAGTATCTAGGTCATTCAACAGACTCCATTAATGCAAAGTTATTTCAAAGCACCATATTAATGAAAATATATTGGATTAGGAAAATTGTTTTCTCCTCCATTTAGAGGACAGAATTTTATCCAAAATCTTGTGTGAAAAAGGAAGAACAATCTCAGCCTTTCGATAAGTTTAAGATGCCTGATCAAGGAGACAGCACGCCAGCAAATATCTTCAGCCAAATGGTGATGATGCTGCAGTGTCATGTTCAACATCTTTAGCACATATACAATTAAACAAGGTTGATGCTCACTGCATCTGTTGATGatcattctttttattttttgctctaaagtgtgaaaaacacagtGGACCTCTGCTAACACTTTTTCTTCTCCACCACAAAATTTTATCAAGATAATACTGCAATGCAAAAGAAATCTGTTTCCATACCTGGGAAACTCGTGATAATGCAGGAGAAAGTTAACTTTACTGAGCCTTGTTTTTCCATAACTATAGGGAGCACATCGCTTGCTATCACTCAAATCATAATGTCCTCCAATACCTGTTGGAAGTATTCTCCGTATCAATAATGTTGCGGCAGTCATCAACCGTCTCACTGTATCAAGATCATTTCCGTATGTACCGCTAAGACATTTATTCATATCAATAGTTACGATATCCCCCTCGAATTTGATCACCTACTAATATTAGTCCATAGACATTTCATTAAAAAAAGAAAGTAGAAAAATGCAATGCAAGCTTGAAAAGAAACGGTAAGTAACAAGATAAGGGAAGCCTCCATGACCAACCTTTTCCTTTCCTCTGGCATGAGTACTCATGAACAATCAATTGAATCTCCTGGGGCAGTTTGGAAgacggttcctgaaccgccggttTCGGTTTGAGTTTCGGTTCAAAACGGTTTGAAGGGCGGTTCGAAAAAAAATGATTCAAGACAATTTGGAGGACGGTTTGATAGCGGTTTAGGGATAGTTTAAGAGTagtttagacaaaaaaaattagagaaaaattttattaattcaaaatttaagttatatttgtaaaaatattttaatttttcttggaaatctttcaatcaaaataaaataagaaaaaaaagaaagaaaataatttatctttaagaaaaatttaataaataaagacttgaacctgattaaaaaattagagatgaaattaattttttttaaagaaattaacaaaaagtgtatgaacttaattttacctaaatatccctttaggatttagaggaataaaaatttttagctttattacttaccttttttaaaaaattatataataattgataattaaaaggtataaaagaggaaaaaaattaaaatagagggtattggaaaTCTTATcgaggatttaaagtaataacaaagtaattgagatagtattgaaaatttcagtaagtatataaaataataaagtagaaaaattgagagagtattggaaattaaaatgagtgtagaaaataattatttagagaatttgagaaaaattgaaaaaatattaagaattgaagaaaatgcagagaataattgtgtagataattaatgatatatataaatgaattaggagtgagataacatatttattgaatttttttatatttaaatcgccgGTTTAATTCTGTTCGAAAtcgtcggttcaatccggttcggaaccaccggttcacggttcttaaaaaatatgaacctgaaccaaaccgcagaAGGACGGTTTCAGTCCGGTTCGAAGCCGGTTCCAATTTTAATCGGTTTTGATTCGATTTTGACCGAACCGATTTTGGTTTGATTCCGGTTCAAAACCGGACCGTGACCGCCCCTACTCCTAACAAGTAAGAACAGAGAAAGGCAATGGAAATTGTAACTATATTTATTAGCCTCTATAATTTTCTAGTAATTGAATCACAGCCAGTAAGGCATGGGATTACATGTAAAACTTAATTGAATCACAACCA harbors:
- the LOC110660874 gene encoding putative indole-3-acetic acid-amido synthetase GH3.9 — its product is MDGKKLEYKGDDALKEIEKLTEKAGEFQESILKEILVQNGQTEYLSKYIKGSKDVKEFKCCVPVTTYKDICPYIQRIANGEDSSLITGHYITEMLCSSGTSAGEPKLMPSIAGDLDRRTFIYNLVMPIMNQHVSGLDEGKAMLLYFVKAEKSTPCGLPARTVLTSYYKSKHFKCRTHDLFNDFTSPDQAILCKDSNQSMYCQLLSGLIHRHQVLRIGAVFASALLRAISFLERNWAHLCNDIRSGQVDPMITDHECRSCMSFILSSPNPCLADEIAEICSHPSWKGILCHLWPRTKYIEAVVTGSMAQYIPALEYYSEGKLPLVCTMYASSECYFGVNLKPLCDPADVVFTLMPNMCYYEFIPLGENGKWLMDVAEEEVPNDKLVDLVHVGLGCYYELVITTFAGLYRYRIGDVLQVTGFHNRAPQFRFICRRNVVLSIDNDKTNEEDLHNSITKAKKLLEPYNALLVEYTSYADTSSVPGHYVLYWEILHHASATKDTPIPLDAKVHQECCIAVEEELDYVYRRCRSYDKSIGPLEIRVVEPGTFEALMDMFIGQGGSINQYKTPRCIKSNPALVLLNSRVKASFFSPRDPSWIP